Below is a genomic region from Desulfobacter sp..
AAGGCAGAGTTTAAAACCCTTCATCATTTTTACGACACCATGTGCCCGGAATGTGCTGAGTTCAACTATCAGAAACGGTTCCAGACCGCGTCTTTAAAGGGGCAGGTGGCCCTGATCACAGGATCCAGGCTCAAGATCGGCTACCAGGCCACCTTGATGATGCTCAAAGCAGGCGCCCGGGTGATCGCCTCCACCCGGTTTCCCAAGGATTCTGCCCTGAGGTTTGCCCGGGAACCGGATTTCGGTGACTGGGGCCACAGGCTCCAGATCTACGGGCTTGATCTTCGCCATACCCCCAGTGTGGAGCTGTTTTGCGATTATATAGAACAGACCTACGGGCAGATGGATATCCTGATCAACAATGCGGCCCAGACCGTCAGACGTCCCCCTGGATTTTATGCCTACCTCATGGAAAATGAGGGGAAGAAGACCGGGCAGCTGCCCGCAAAGGCCAGGGGGCTTTTAGACCATTACGCCTCGTGCATTTCAGACCTGGGACCGGGTACAGGTCAAAAGGCGCTGCCCGTGACCTGGGACGGCAGGACCCCCGGGATCGGGCTGAGCAGTTCGGCCATGCTTTCCCAGATCCCCTATGCCTATGATCACTCTCTGGATTTGCCCCAAGTATTTCCCACGGCAAAACTGGATGCCGATCTTCAGCAGGTGGATCTTCGCAAGACCAACTCCTGGCGCCTGAGATTAGGAGAGATCCAGACCGCTGAAATGCTGGAGATTCAGCTGGTCAATGCCGTGGCGCCCTTTGTCCTGTGCAACCGCATGGCCGAGTTGATGAAAAAAGAGATGACCGGGCAAAAGCATATTGTCAATGTTTCAGCCATGGAGGGCAAGTTTCTGAGGTTCAAGAAAGGCAGCCGCCATCCCCATACCAATATGGCCAAGGCCGCCTTGAACATGCTGACCCATACCTCGGCCAGCGACCTTGCCAAATACGGGATTTACATGAATGCCGTGGACACGGGCTGGGTCACGGATGAGGACCCGGCGGTGCTTGCCGATCAAAAAAGAAAAATTCATGATTTTCAGCCCCCCTTAGATATTGTGGACGGGGCGGCCAGGGTCTGTGATCCTTTTTTCCACGGCATTCGCACAGGCGAGCATTGGTGCGGTAAATTTTTAAAGGATTATTTTCCCATTGACTGGTAGGTCCTGGTTAATTCAGCCGTTTTTTTAAACTGCCGGGTTTGAGAAAAAAGGACAGGGGCCTTTTAAGGGCAAAAGTCAATTTTGACTTGTCCCTGGCCTGACTCCACCCGGGCAAAGGATTCTGTTGTTTGACTGATGATTTTTCCCTTGCGGATAACAAAAAGTCTGACAGGTCTCAGCCGGATGGCCTCAAGCTTGGATCTGGCCTGGAGGATGATCATGTCTGCATTACAGCCTTTTTTCATCCCGTATCCCTCAAGGTTCAAGGTTCGGGCCCCGTTCAAGGTTACGGCGTCAAACAACGATTCCTGCTGGCCAATTCCGGTCATGTGAAGGGCATGGGCCCCCATGTGGGCGGCATCCAGCATATCGTGGGTCCCCATGGGATACCAGTGATCCATGACATCATCATGTCCCAGGGAGACGTTGATTTTATTGGCCATGAGTTCTGGCACCCGGGCAAGTCCCCTTCGTTTGGGGTAGGTGTCCTGGCGGCCCTGGAGGTTCATGTTGACCAGGGGGTTGCAGATGCAGGAAATCTTAGCCTGGGCCATGAGGGGCAACAGCTTGGTCACATAATAGTTGTCCATGGAATGCATGGAGGTGAGATGGGAGCCTGCCACCCGGCCTTCCATGCCCAGACGAATGGTTTCAAAGGCCAGATCTTCAATGTGGCGGGAGAGAGGATCGTCTGATTCGTCACAATGCATATCCACCATCATTCTCCTTTGTTCTGCCAGTTCGCACAATAGCCGGACGGATTTTCGGCCAAGCGCCATGGTCGGTTCAAAATGGGGGATCCCCCCGACGAGATCCAGGCCTTTGTCCAAAGCCCTGACCAAATTGTTCATCCCCTCTTTGTGTCTCATCACCCCGTTTTGGGGAAAGGCCACCAGCTGGAGATCCACCAGGGGGGCCATTTCTTTTTTCAGTTCAACAAGGGCTTCTACCGCCATGAGCGAAGGATCCGAGGTGTCCACATGGCTGCGGACGGCAAGGTTGCCCTTGGCAATGGACCAGAAGAGCAGTTTTTTTGCCCGGGCCTTGATCTCTTCAAAGGTGAGGTCAGGTTTGAGTTCTGACCAGATCTGAATGCCTTCCAGCAGGGTGCCGCTGAGGTTGAACCTGGGTTTTCCCATGGTCAGGCTGGTATCCAGGTGGACATGGCTGTCCACAAAGGGGGGGCTTACCAGGTATCCTCTGGCATCAATGGTTTCTAAGGCTTCTCCTTGAATATGAAGACAAAGTTCCGTGATTTTGCCTTGGCTGCACCCGATCTGCATCAGGTCTTTGTGCCCGTGTATGCGAGCATTTTTTATTTTTAAATCCAGCATATCATCGTTCTCCTTTTCTAAAGGGGATGAGCAGGGCCTTGGGATAGGCCGCCTTTCTGGACATGACAATCAGGGCAACAATGGAAAAGATATAGGGAAGCATCAGGTAAAACTGGTAGGGAATGGCCATGCCGGCCTGCTGCTGCACCCGCATCTGAAGCGCATCAAAGGCGGCAAACAAAAGGCATCCCCAAAGGGCTTTGTAGGGCTTCCATGAGGAAAATACCACCAGGGCAATGCAGATCCATCCCCTGCCGTTGACCATGCCGATATAATAGGCATCAAAGGCAGACAGGGTTAAAAAAGCCCCGCCCACGGCCATCATGGCAGAGCCTGCACATACGGCAAGGGTTCTCAGCCCAAAGACACTCAGACCCTGGGCCTCAACAGCCATGGGGTTTTCCCCGACCATGCAGATGGCAAGCCCCAGGGGGGTTTTGTACAGAACATAGGCCACCCCGACCACGGCTGCCAATGCCAGCAGGGTCAGCGCGGTCTGGGAAAAGAGGACCTCACCTAAAAAGGGAAATCCGCTTAAAAACGGGATATCCAGAGATTGAAACGGGACGATTTTAGGCGGGGTGGTGGCCTTGGGTAAAAGCATGCGGAATACAAAGGCCGACAGGCTGGAGCCCAGCATGGTAATGCCAAGGCCTGTGACATGCTGGCTAAGCCCGAGGTAAACGGAAAAAACAGAGTGTAAAAGGCCCAGGGTCATGCCCACACAGGCGGCAAACCCAATGCCTCCCCAGAGGCTGCCTCCTAAAAATACCCACATCCATCCCCCCATGCATCCGGCGGCCATAATGCCTTCAATGCCGAGATTGAGAACCCCTGCCCGTTCGCAGATTAGCTCTCCCAAGGTGCCGAAGATCAAAGGGGTGGCCATTCTGACCATGGCCACCCAGAATCCGGTTTCAAGGAAAAAATTTACAATGTCCATTTTATCTCCTCCTGATTCTGTATTTGGTAAAGAAAAGCGCCACAAGCACGGCCAAAAGGGAGACTGCCGTGGTAACGTCTGCAATATAGTTGGAAATATTGATGGCCCGGCTCATGGAATCCGCCCCGATATATATGGCAGCCACAAACAGGGCGCTGGCCACAACCCCCAAGGGGTGCAGGGCCGCCAGCATGGCCACCACAATGCCGGAATATCCGAACCCGGCAGAAAGATCTGTGGTCAGATATCCTTTGACCCCTAAAAGTTCGCTTACCCCTGCCATGGCGGCAAGCCCGCCTGAAATCATGGCGGTACGGACAATGGCGCTGGTCACGGGCATGCCGGCAAACCGGGAGGCCTTAAGGTTGGCCCCTGCGGCCCGGATTTCAAATCCCCATACGGTCCGTTCCATAAAGAGCCAGACGAGAACAGCCGTGGCCACGGCCAGAACAAATCCCAAATGGAGCCGTGTCTTTGAAAGGATCACAGGGAGAAGGGCTGAATCGATCACTGGCTCGGACTGGGGCCATCCCATGGACATGGGGTCTTTCCAGGGCCCAAAGACCAGCCAGTTGACAAAGAGCAGGACCACAAAGTTTAACAGCAGGGTGGTGACCACCTCATCCACCTTGAGATGGGTTTTGAGCAGGGTGGGGATCAAGAGAAACAATCCCCCTGCTAGGGCACCTGCCGTAAATAAATAGGGGATCATTACCCAGGCGGGCCAGGCCCCTTTTGTGCCTAAGAGTACGGCCATGCAGGCCCCGATATAAAATTGGCCTTCACCGCCGATATTCCAGAGTTTGGCCCTGAAGGCCACGGCTGCGGCAAGTCCTGTGAAAATTAAGGGGGTGGCCCGGGTCAGGATTTCAGTGATGGCAAATTTGGATCCCATGGCCCCTTGAACCATTAAAATCCATCCGTTCACCGGAGAGGCGCCGCCCCAGAGGATGAGAACCGAACAGACCGCCATGGCAGCGCCGATGGCCAGGATCAGGGCAGCAATAAGACCTGGGATGGACTGGGTTTCCCTGGGTTCAATCCGCATTCTTTTCTCCTCTTGTTTGTTGGCCTGCCATGATCAGTCCCAGTTCGTTCCGGTCCACCTCATCCACATCCATGGAGGACGAGAGTCTGCCCTGGGCCATGACCTGGATTCGGTCGGCCACCAGGAAAAGTTCGTCCAGATCCTCGGAAATGATGATAATTGCCGCCCCTTTCTGGGCCGCGGCCATGAGCTGGGAATGGACATAGGCGGTTGCTCCCACATCCAGCCCCCAGGTCGGCTGGTTGGCCAGGATGATTCTGGGATTGCTGGAAAATTCCCTGGCCAGAATCAGTTTCTGCATATTGCCTCCGGACAGGTTGCGCACCGGGGTGTGAATGTGGGGACAGCGGACATTGAATTTTTTGATCTGTTTTCGGGTATGTTCTGCCATGGCCTTGAACCTGAGCATTCCCCCCCGGGAATAGGCATTGTCCCTGTAAGTCTGGCTTGTCATGTTTTCCATGACACTCATTTCGGCGATGAGCCCTGTTCCGGTCCGGTCATCCGGTACCCGGCCTAATCCTGATTTGACCATGGTTCTGGGGCTGGGGTGTTCAACGGGTTTGGAATGAATATAGATTTTTCCCTTGTCCGGTGTTTCCAGGCCTGAAATAAGATCAGCCAGCTGTGACTGGCCGTTGCCCGACACCCCGGCAATGCCCAGGATTTCACAGGCCTTAAGGCTGAGACTGAGATTTTTCAGCCCGATGGTTTCCCCCCGGGGTTTGAGAAAGATTTCGTCCAGGGAAAGGGCCTCATTGCCCGGAATCAGGCGTTGGCGTGCCGGCCTTTGGATCTCTTCTCCCACCATGGCCCGGGCCAGCTGTTCAGGACTGGTATGGCAGGTATCTGCCTGGAACACGATTTTGCCCTGGCGCAGCACAATGCAGCGCCGGCTGACCTGCATGACTTCCCGCATCTTATGGGTGATGAAAATAATGCTCATGCCCTGGTTGACCATCTGATTCAGGGTGACAAAGAGGTGGTCTGACTCCTGGGGGGTGAGCACGGCCGTGGGTTCGTCCAGGATCAGGATCTTCGCATCCCGGAAGAGCACCTTTAAAATTTCCACCCGC
It encodes:
- a CDS encoding ABC transporter permease; the encoded protein is MDIVNFFLETGFWVAMVRMATPLIFGTLGELICERAGVLNLGIEGIMAAGCMGGWMWVFLGGSLWGGIGFAACVGMTLGLLHSVFSVYLGLSQHVTGLGITMLGSSLSAFVFRMLLPKATTPPKIVPFQSLDIPFLSGFPFLGEVLFSQTALTLLALAAVVGVAYVLYKTPLGLAICMVGENPMAVEAQGLSVFGLRTLAVCAGSAMMAVGGAFLTLSAFDAYYIGMVNGRGWICIALVVFSSWKPYKALWGCLLFAAFDALQMRVQQQAGMAIPYQFYLMLPYIFSIVALIVMSRKAAYPKALLIPFRKGER
- a CDS encoding ABC transporter ATP-binding protein, with the translated sequence MSDPVLKLSGITKRFGQVLANDDVSFDLNPGEIIALLGENGAGKTTLMSILFGHYLADEGTIEINGRPLAQGSPKAALNAGVGMVHQHFTLAGNMSVLDNIILGTEPVWTLKSHRKNARKKLTRLMDRFGLVIDPDARVKHLSVGEQQRVEILKVLFRDAKILILDEPTAVLTPQESDHLFVTLNQMVNQGMSIIFITHKMREVMQVSRRCIVLRQGKIVFQADTCHTSPEQLARAMVGEEIQRPARQRLIPGNEALSLDEIFLKPRGETIGLKNLSLSLKACEILGIAGVSGNGQSQLADLISGLETPDKGKIYIHSKPVEHPSPRTMVKSGLGRVPDDRTGTGLIAEMSVMENMTSQTYRDNAYSRGGMLRFKAMAEHTRKQIKKFNVRCPHIHTPVRNLSGGNMQKLILAREFSSNPRIILANQPTWGLDVGATAYVHSQLMAAAQKGAAIIIISEDLDELFLVADRIQVMAQGRLSSSMDVDEVDRNELGLIMAGQQTRGEKNAD
- a CDS encoding amidohydrolase family protein; this translates as MLDLKIKNARIHGHKDLMQIGCSQGKITELCLHIQGEALETIDARGYLVSPPFVDSHVHLDTSLTMGKPRFNLSGTLLEGIQIWSELKPDLTFEEIKARAKKLLFWSIAKGNLAVRSHVDTSDPSLMAVEALVELKKEMAPLVDLQLVAFPQNGVMRHKEGMNNLVRALDKGLDLVGGIPHFEPTMALGRKSVRLLCELAEQRRMMVDMHCDESDDPLSRHIEDLAFETIRLGMEGRVAGSHLTSMHSMDNYYVTKLLPLMAQAKISCICNPLVNMNLQGRQDTYPKRRGLARVPELMANKINVSLGHDDVMDHWYPMGTHDMLDAAHMGAHALHMTGIGQQESLFDAVTLNGARTLNLEGYGMKKGCNADMIILQARSKLEAIRLRPVRLFVIRKGKIISQTTESFARVESGQGQVKIDFCP
- a CDS encoding ABC transporter permease; protein product: MRIEPRETQSIPGLIAALILAIGAAMAVCSVLILWGGASPVNGWILMVQGAMGSKFAITEILTRATPLIFTGLAAAVAFRAKLWNIGGEGQFYIGACMAVLLGTKGAWPAWVMIPYLFTAGALAGGLFLLIPTLLKTHLKVDEVVTTLLLNFVVLLFVNWLVFGPWKDPMSMGWPQSEPVIDSALLPVILSKTRLHLGFVLAVATAVLVWLFMERTVWGFEIRAAGANLKASRFAGMPVTSAIVRTAMISGGLAAMAGVSELLGVKGYLTTDLSAGFGYSGIVVAMLAALHPLGVVASALFVAAIYIGADSMSRAINISNYIADVTTAVSLLAVLVALFFTKYRIRRR
- a CDS encoding SDR family oxidoreductase, which encodes MLAECSEILAALPEDQRIALIRASGRISRPSKQEIKKRNKEKKRQKRLAIVEKERRLRAKTGIRKARTKTVFTAPGQIAYSGQASPGENQKLETPRNCYVCKAEFKTLHHFYDTMCPECAEFNYQKRFQTASLKGQVALITGSRLKIGYQATLMMLKAGARVIASTRFPKDSALRFAREPDFGDWGHRLQIYGLDLRHTPSVELFCDYIEQTYGQMDILINNAAQTVRRPPGFYAYLMENEGKKTGQLPAKARGLLDHYASCISDLGPGTGQKALPVTWDGRTPGIGLSSSAMLSQIPYAYDHSLDLPQVFPTAKLDADLQQVDLRKTNSWRLRLGEIQTAEMLEIQLVNAVAPFVLCNRMAELMKKEMTGQKHIVNVSAMEGKFLRFKKGSRHPHTNMAKAALNMLTHTSASDLAKYGIYMNAVDTGWVTDEDPAVLADQKRKIHDFQPPLDIVDGAARVCDPFFHGIRTGEHWCGKFLKDYFPIDW